The DNA segment TGCAATTTGGCAGACGATTGGCAATGGATGACTTCAGGAATCGATTTCTCTAAGGAGATGCCTTCGAGGTAAAGGCTGCAGTGATTCAATGCATGTTCTATTTTTGCGATAGACCGGCCAGCCCATAACTGAAGGACTTGACTACCCAAAATAGCGGGGACAGCAATGATCAATCCGGCGGCGGTAGTCGACATCGCAAGACCTAGGCCTTTAGCAAGTGAAGAAGGCGCAATAGGACCCGTTGTCACCGCAAGGTCTTTAAACATTTCTATTAACCCGAGCACTGTACCAAGTAGGCCGATTAATGGGCTGATTGCTCCAATAATTGAAAGAAAACGCAGCCCTGATGTGTACTCTTGGCGAATGTTAGCTAACCAAATACTCACGGTTTGTTCTCTTAAGGATTGAGCAAAATTTTTGTGTGTGAGGAGCAGCGCGATCCCCTTTGATAATGTATTTTTTTTCGCCGATTGTTCTTG comes from the Vibrio sp. DW001 genome and includes:
- a CDS encoding MotA/TolQ/ExbB proton channel family protein — encoded protein: MNTLTTIHSQLGLMALPLTLLSLLTLMLLIERILFLSINSRTSSLYLIRKIRSIDINNNDALNELIQEQSAKKNTLSKGIALLLTHKNFAQSLREQTVSIWLANIRQEYTSGLRFLSIIGAISPLIGLLGTVLGLIEMFKDLAVTTGPIAPSSLAKGLGLAMSTTAAGLIIAVPAILGSQVLQLWAGRSIAKIEHALNHCSLYLEGISLEKSIPEVIHCQSSAKLHNTAKPSKECKVKAV